A single window of Streptomyces xanthii DNA harbors:
- a CDS encoding YybH family protein, with protein MTHPTSLPLARSAAEHPFVFERAFNTFDPAAVDRLYEPGAGFVPEHGRLVTGPDRFRANDAFLRLRVPIRVAPRHTYVVGDLALLIVDFVIEGVAAHGDGVRIEGTATDVARRGPDGFWRYVIDNPFGVAGPPATP; from the coding sequence ATGACGCATCCCACCAGTCTGCCCCTGGCCCGCAGCGCCGCCGAGCACCCGTTCGTCTTCGAGCGGGCCTTCAACACCTTCGATCCGGCGGCCGTGGACCGGCTCTACGAGCCCGGCGCCGGCTTCGTGCCGGAACACGGACGCCTGGTCACCGGGCCGGACCGGTTCCGCGCCAACGACGCGTTCCTGCGGCTGCGAGTCCCGATCCGGGTCGCTCCCCGGCACACGTACGTCGTCGGCGATCTGGCCCTGCTGATCGTCGACTTCGTCATCGAGGGGGTCGCCGCGCACGGGGACGGCGTGCGCATCGAGGGGACCGCGACGGATGTGGCGCGGCGCGGCCCGGACGGCTTCTGGCGCTATGTGATCGACAACCCGTTCGGCGTCGCGGGCCCTCCCGCGACGCCCTGA
- a CDS encoding metallophosphoesterase, which yields MTQGAGQGSAARTETLRDFRVPAYVHDVPTSMVPADPVPGPVPGPGAAPDEDTAAYPDGYTPTERNLPVINRGDTVQVELPQPVPTAPAADGLGPLYVVGDVHGYLDELIAALRDKGLLDEEGNWAAGNARLWFLGDFTDRGPDGIGVIDLVMRLSAEAAAAGGYCKALMGNHELLLLGAKRFGDTPVNSGAGTATFQAAWLLNGGQKSDMDRLQDVHLQWMSRLDAIEIEDDHLLMHSDTTAYLDYGDSIEAVNDTVRETLTRNDADECWDLFRKFTKRFAFRDEESGPGAVRELLGAYGGSRVVHGHSPIPYLLGEVGGEDADGEDSRPAVEGPHVYAGGLAIAMDGGVTMAGKLLVQQLPMDE from the coding sequence ATGACTCAGGGGGCCGGTCAGGGATCCGCAGCGCGCACGGAGACGCTGCGTGACTTCCGTGTTCCCGCGTACGTCCACGACGTACCGACGAGCATGGTGCCCGCCGACCCCGTCCCCGGCCCTGTTCCCGGCCCGGGCGCGGCTCCCGACGAGGACACCGCGGCCTACCCGGACGGCTACACCCCGACCGAGCGGAACCTCCCGGTCATCAACCGCGGGGACACCGTCCAGGTCGAGCTCCCGCAGCCCGTGCCGACGGCCCCCGCGGCCGACGGCCTCGGCCCGCTGTACGTCGTCGGCGACGTGCACGGCTACCTCGACGAGCTGATCGCGGCGCTGCGAGACAAGGGCCTGCTCGACGAGGAAGGCAACTGGGCCGCGGGCAACGCGCGCCTGTGGTTCCTCGGCGACTTCACCGACCGCGGCCCCGACGGCATCGGCGTCATCGACCTGGTCATGCGCCTCTCCGCCGAGGCCGCCGCGGCGGGCGGCTACTGCAAGGCGCTGATGGGCAACCACGAGCTGCTGCTGCTCGGCGCCAAGCGGTTCGGCGACACCCCCGTCAACTCCGGCGCGGGCACCGCCACCTTCCAGGCGGCCTGGTTGCTGAACGGCGGGCAGAAGTCCGACATGGACCGCCTGCAGGACGTGCACCTGCAGTGGATGTCCCGGCTCGACGCGATCGAGATCGAGGACGACCACCTCCTCATGCACTCCGACACCACCGCCTACCTCGATTACGGCGACTCGATCGAGGCGGTCAACGACACGGTCCGCGAGACCCTCACGCGCAACGACGCGGACGAGTGCTGGGACCTGTTCCGCAAGTTCACCAAGCGCTTCGCGTTCCGCGACGAGGAGTCCGGGCCCGGCGCGGTCCGCGAGCTGCTCGGCGCGTACGGCGGCTCGCGCGTCGTCCACGGCCACAGCCCGATCCCGTACCTGCTGGGCGAGGTCGGCGGCGAGGACGCCGACGGCGAGGACAGCAGGCCGGCCGTCGAGGGACCGCACGTGTACGCCGGCGGTCTGGCGATCGCCATGGACGGCGGCGTGACCATGGCCGGAAAGCTGCTGGTCCAGCAACTCCCCATGGATGAATGA
- the cydD gene encoding thiol reductant ABC exporter subunit CydD produces the protein MKPIDQRLLRYARATRLFLIAVVVLGAAGAGLVIAQAMLIAEVVVGAFQHGFDAARLSTPLLLLVAVAAGRGLVSWLTELAAHRASAAVKSELRRRLLERAAGLGPGWLTGQRTGSLVALATRGVDALDDYFSRYLPQLGLAVVVPVAVLARVVTEDWVSAAIIVGTLPLIPVFMILIGWATQSRMDRQWRLLSRLSGHFLDVVAGLPTLKVFGRAKAQAESIRTITGEYRRATMRTLRIAFLSSFALELLATLSVALVAVTIGMRLVHGDMDLYVGIVILVLAPEAYLPLRQVGAQFHAAAEGLAAAEEIFDVLETPLPESGTKALPEEGGIAFDRVSVRYEGRGTAAVSSVSFEVARGETVALVGPSGAGKSTLLSALLGFVRPRDGRVLVGGADLSEVAREAWHARVAWVPQRPQLYAGSIAENVRLARPDADDAAVRAALGEAGALDFVEALPEGLDTVLGDDGSGLSAGQRQRLALARAFLADRPVVLLDEPTAALDGDTEAGIVEAVRRLAVGRTVILVVHRPALLAVADRVVRLAPPAATEDPAPVTEPVPASVPGQTRQEAPAAAPERPERRAEGRGVLARLRAAARPRRSRLALALLLGALALGSSVGLMATSGWLISRASQQPPVLYLMVAVTATRAFGIGRACFRYAERLVSHDAVLRMLADTRVAVYRRLERLAPAGLRATRRGDLLSRLVSDVDALQDYWLRWLLPASAAALVGAGSVAFTAWLLPAAGAVLAAGLLLAGVGVPLLSGAVARRAERRLAPARGLLATRAAELLTGTAELTVSGALPRRMKEAGEADSALTRIASRAATATALGDGLTALITGLTVAGAALAGVQGVRAGQLDGVALAVVVLTPLAAFEAVLGLPLAVQYRQRVRKSAERVHEVLDAPDPVREPERPVPAPQDPFPLVVRGLTARYEGQARDALAGVDLTLARGRRVAVVGPSGSGKTTLAQVLLRFLDPGAGTYTLGGVDATRIDGDAVRRAVGLCAQDAHLFDSTVRENLLLAKKDATEEELRAALGRVRLLEWADALPDGLDTLVGEHAARLSGGQRQRLAVARALLADFPVLVLDEPAEHLDLETADALTADLLDATRGRTTVLITHRLAGLEAVDEVLVLDGGTVAQRGPYAELAAVEGPLRSLREREGALPALSGQ, from the coding sequence GTGAAACCGATCGACCAGCGCCTGCTCCGGTACGCCCGGGCGACCCGTCTCTTCCTGATCGCGGTGGTCGTCCTCGGTGCCGCCGGGGCGGGCCTGGTCATCGCCCAGGCGATGCTCATCGCCGAGGTCGTGGTGGGTGCGTTCCAGCACGGGTTCGACGCGGCGCGGCTGAGCACGCCGCTGCTGCTGCTCGTCGCCGTGGCGGCCGGCCGGGGCCTCGTGTCCTGGCTGACCGAGCTCGCGGCGCACCGGGCGAGCGCGGCCGTGAAGTCGGAGCTGCGGCGCCGGCTGCTCGAAAGGGCGGCCGGGCTCGGCCCCGGTTGGCTGACCGGGCAGCGCACCGGCTCCCTCGTGGCGCTCGCGACCCGGGGCGTCGACGCCCTGGACGACTACTTCTCGCGCTATCTGCCGCAGTTGGGGCTCGCGGTGGTGGTCCCGGTGGCGGTGCTCGCCCGCGTCGTCACCGAGGACTGGGTGTCGGCGGCGATCATCGTCGGCACGCTGCCCCTCATCCCCGTCTTCATGATCCTCATCGGGTGGGCCACCCAGTCCCGGATGGACCGTCAGTGGCGGCTCCTGTCCCGGCTCTCGGGCCATTTTCTGGACGTCGTCGCCGGTCTGCCCACCCTGAAGGTGTTCGGCCGCGCGAAGGCGCAGGCCGAGTCCATCCGCACGATCACCGGCGAGTACCGCAGGGCCACGATGCGCACGCTGCGGATCGCCTTCCTGTCGTCCTTCGCCCTCGAACTGCTCGCGACCCTGTCGGTCGCGCTGGTCGCCGTCACCATCGGCATGCGGCTCGTGCACGGCGACATGGACCTCTACGTCGGCATCGTCATCCTCGTCCTGGCGCCCGAGGCGTATCTGCCGCTGCGCCAGGTCGGGGCGCAGTTCCACGCGGCCGCCGAGGGTCTCGCCGCGGCCGAGGAGATCTTCGACGTCCTGGAGACGCCCCTGCCCGAGAGCGGCACGAAGGCGCTGCCCGAGGAGGGCGGCATCGCCTTCGACCGTGTCTCGGTCCGCTACGAAGGGCGCGGGACGGCCGCCGTCTCGTCGGTCTCCTTCGAGGTGGCCCGGGGCGAGACCGTCGCCCTGGTGGGCCCGAGCGGCGCCGGCAAGTCGACGCTCCTGAGCGCCCTGCTGGGCTTCGTCCGGCCGCGCGACGGGCGCGTCCTGGTGGGCGGCGCCGATCTCTCCGAGGTGGCGCGGGAGGCCTGGCACGCGCGCGTGGCGTGGGTGCCGCAGCGGCCGCAGCTCTACGCGGGCTCGATCGCGGAGAACGTACGGCTCGCCCGGCCGGACGCCGACGACGCCGCGGTGCGTGCGGCGCTCGGTGAGGCGGGCGCCCTGGACTTCGTCGAGGCGCTCCCCGAGGGCCTCGACACCGTGCTCGGCGACGACGGTTCCGGGCTCTCGGCGGGACAGCGGCAGCGCCTCGCGCTCGCCCGCGCCTTCCTCGCCGACCGTCCCGTGGTCCTGCTGGACGAGCCGACGGCCGCGCTGGACGGCGACACCGAGGCGGGCATCGTCGAGGCGGTGCGCCGGCTCGCCGTGGGCCGCACCGTGATCCTGGTCGTCCACCGCCCGGCGCTGCTCGCGGTCGCGGACCGGGTGGTGCGGCTCGCGCCGCCCGCCGCCACGGAGGACCCGGCGCCGGTGACCGAGCCGGTCCCCGCGTCCGTCCCGGGGCAGACCCGCCAGGAGGCGCCCGCGGCCGCTCCGGAGCGCCCCGAGCGGCGGGCCGAAGGACGCGGCGTCCTCGCCCGGCTCCGCGCCGCGGCCCGTCCGCGCCGCTCCCGGCTCGCCCTCGCACTGCTGCTCGGTGCGCTCGCGCTCGGCAGCTCCGTCGGCCTGATGGCGACCAGCGGCTGGCTGATCTCGCGGGCCTCGCAGCAGCCGCCCGTGCTCTACCTGATGGTCGCGGTCACCGCCACGCGCGCGTTCGGCATCGGCCGGGCCTGCTTCCGGTACGCGGAGCGGCTCGTGTCGCACGACGCCGTGCTGCGCATGCTGGCCGACACCCGGGTCGCCGTCTACCGCCGCCTGGAGCGGCTCGCGCCCGCGGGACTGCGCGCGACCCGGCGCGGCGACCTGCTGTCCCGTCTGGTGAGCGATGTCGACGCTCTGCAGGACTACTGGCTGCGCTGGCTGCTGCCCGCGTCGGCCGCAGCCCTCGTGGGCGCGGGCTCGGTGGCCTTCACCGCGTGGCTGCTGCCCGCGGCGGGCGCCGTGCTCGCCGCCGGACTGCTCCTCGCCGGGGTGGGTGTGCCGCTGCTGTCCGGGGCCGTCGCCCGCCGCGCCGAGCGCCGTCTGGCCCCCGCGCGCGGGCTGCTCGCCACCCGCGCGGCCGAGCTGCTCACCGGCACCGCCGAGCTGACCGTCTCCGGCGCGCTGCCGCGCCGCATGAAGGAGGCCGGGGAGGCCGACTCCGCGCTGACCCGGATCGCCTCGCGCGCCGCCACCGCGACCGCGCTCGGCGACGGGCTGACCGCGCTGATCACGGGCCTCACCGTGGCCGGGGCGGCGCTCGCCGGCGTCCAGGGCGTGCGCGCCGGGCAGCTCGACGGGGTGGCGCTCGCGGTCGTCGTGCTCACCCCGCTCGCCGCGTTCGAGGCGGTGCTCGGGCTGCCGCTCGCCGTGCAGTACCGCCAGCGCGTCCGCAAGAGCGCCGAGCGCGTCCACGAGGTCCTGGACGCGCCCGATCCCGTACGGGAGCCGGAGCGGCCCGTGCCCGCGCCGCAGGACCCGTTCCCGCTCGTCGTGCGGGGGCTCACCGCCCGGTACGAGGGGCAGGCGCGGGACGCGCTCGCCGGGGTCGACCTCACGCTGGCGCGCGGGCGCCGGGTCGCGGTCGTGGGCCCGTCGGGGTCCGGCAAGACCACGCTCGCCCAGGTGCTGCTGCGCTTCCTCGACCCGGGCGCGGGCACGTACACGCTCGGCGGGGTCGACGCCACGCGGATCGACGGCGACGCCGTGCGCCGCGCGGTCGGGCTCTGCGCCCAGGACGCGCACCTCTTCGACAGCACCGTTCGCGAGAACCTGCTCCTCGCCAAGAAGGACGCCACGGAGGAGGAGCTGCGGGCCGCCCTGGGCCGCGTACGCCTCCTGGAGTGGGCGGACGCGCTGCCCGACGGGCTCGACACCCTGGTGGGCGAGCACGCGGCGCGGCTGTCGGGCGGGCAGCGGCAGCGGCTCGCAGTGGCCCGCGCGCTGCTCGCCGACTTCCCGGTCCTCGTGCTCGACGAGCCGGCCGAGCATCTGGACCTGGAGACGGCCGACGCGCTCACCGCGGACCTGCTGGACGCGACCCGGGGCCGCACGACGGTGCTGATCACGCATCGGCTCGCGGGTCTGGAGGCCGTGGACGAGGTGCTGGTGCTGGACGGCGGGACGGTCGCGCAGCGCGGCCCGTACGCGGAGCTGGCCGCCGTCGAGGGGCCGCTGCGGTCGCTGCGGGAGCGGGAGGGCGCGCTTCCGGCCCTGTCCGGCCAGTGA
- the cydB gene encoding cytochrome d ubiquinol oxidase subunit II, producing MELHDVWFVLIAVLWIGYFFLEGFDFGVGVLTKLLARDRTERRVLINTIGPVWDGNEVWLLTAGGATFAAFPEWYATLFSGFYLPLLIILVCLIIRGVAFEYRAKRPEERWQANWEHAIFWTSLIPAFLWGVAFGNIVRGVKIDKDFEYVGNFWDLLNPYALLGGLVTLTLFTFHGAVFTALKTVGDIRTRARRTALAVGLVAAVAALGFLIWTQADHGDGGSLAAMIVAVVALVGALGAVKLGREGWSFALSGLTIVAAVAMLFLTLFPNVMPSSLNADWSLTVSNASSSPYTLKIMTWCAGIATPIVLLYQSWTYWVFRKRIGTHHIADAAH from the coding sequence ATGGAACTCCACGACGTCTGGTTCGTACTCATCGCCGTCCTGTGGATCGGCTACTTCTTCCTGGAGGGATTCGACTTCGGGGTCGGTGTGCTCACCAAGCTGCTGGCCCGCGACCGCACCGAACGCCGGGTGCTGATCAACACGATCGGCCCGGTCTGGGACGGCAACGAGGTGTGGCTGCTCACCGCGGGCGGCGCGACCTTCGCCGCCTTCCCCGAGTGGTACGCGACGCTGTTCTCCGGCTTCTACCTGCCGCTGCTGATCATCCTGGTGTGCCTGATCATCCGCGGTGTGGCCTTCGAGTACCGCGCCAAGCGGCCCGAGGAGCGCTGGCAGGCCAACTGGGAGCACGCGATCTTCTGGACCTCGCTGATCCCCGCGTTCCTGTGGGGTGTGGCCTTCGGCAACATCGTGCGCGGCGTGAAGATCGACAAGGACTTCGAGTACGTCGGGAACTTCTGGGACCTGCTCAACCCGTACGCACTGCTCGGCGGTCTGGTCACGCTCACCCTGTTCACCTTCCACGGCGCCGTGTTCACAGCGCTCAAGACCGTCGGTGACATCCGGACGCGGGCGCGCAGGACGGCGCTCGCCGTGGGACTGGTCGCCGCGGTGGCCGCGCTCGGCTTCCTGATCTGGACCCAGGCCGACCACGGGGACGGCGGCTCGCTCGCCGCGATGATCGTGGCCGTGGTCGCGCTGGTCGGCGCGCTCGGGGCCGTCAAGCTCGGCCGCGAGGGCTGGTCGTTCGCCCTGTCCGGGCTCACGATCGTGGCGGCCGTCGCGATGCTCTTCCTGACGCTGTTCCCGAACGTCATGCCGTCGTCGCTGAACGCGGACTGGAGCCTGACGGTCAGCAACGCCTCGTCCAGCCCGTACACGCTGAAGATCATGACCTGGTGCGCCGGCATCGCGACCCCGATCGTGCTGCTCTACCAGTCGTGGACCTACTGGGTGTTCCGCAAGCGCATCGGCACGCACCACATCGCCGACGCCGCGCACTGA
- a CDS encoding winged helix-turn-helix transcriptional regulator — MWDAELVPGPAGRTRRPEADCPVEVALAAVSGRWTTLLLRELMGGPRGFTELRALLPELSPKVLSERLHALRARGLVTVERHRGFPVRTRYELTEAGRALRALLVELYATGEHLLSLTGSDRVDGDPAPGNTEA, encoded by the coding sequence GTGTGGGACGCGGAGTTGGTCCCCGGTCCGGCGGGCCGCACCCGCCGTCCCGAGGCGGACTGCCCGGTGGAGGTGGCCCTCGCGGCGGTCTCCGGCCGCTGGACCACGCTCCTGCTGCGCGAGCTGATGGGCGGTCCCCGCGGCTTCACGGAGCTGCGCGCCCTGCTCCCCGAGCTGTCCCCGAAGGTGCTCAGCGAGCGGCTCCACGCGCTCCGGGCACGGGGGCTGGTCACGGTCGAACGGCACCGCGGCTTCCCGGTGCGGACGCGGTACGAGCTGACCGAGGCGGGGCGGGCCCTGCGCGCGCTGCTGGTCGAGCTGTACGCGACGGGCGAGCACCTGCTGAGCCTGACCGGATCGGACCGCGTGGACGGCGACCCCGCGCCCGGGAACACGGAGGCATGA
- a CDS encoding LacI family DNA-binding transcriptional regulator, producing the protein MTAAGKHQVSRAETTRRGTRQGRAGIRDVAAAAGVSITTVSDALNGKGRLPDATRRHVREVADRLGYRPSAAARTLRTGKSGLIGLTVTTYGDEPFTFTEFAYFAEMARAATSAALARGYALVILPATSRHDVWSNVALDGTVVIDPSDHDPVVTELVRQGLPVVSDGRPAGTLPVTAWVDNDHEAAVLGILDHLAEAGARRIGLLTGTTTDTYTHLSTSAYLRWCERVGQEPVYESYPAHDPCAGAVAADRLLARPDRPDAVYGLFDPNGTDLLAAARRYGLRVPDDLLLVCCSESTMYANTEPPITTLSLKPRRIGTAVVQLLIDAIEGVESDQPVEQVIPTELIVRASSQRRPHRTTVSPPRSPGKG; encoded by the coding sequence ATGACAGCAGCAGGGAAGCACCAGGTGAGCCGGGCGGAGACCACCCGCAGGGGCACCCGGCAGGGACGGGCGGGCATCAGAGACGTTGCCGCCGCCGCCGGGGTCTCCATCACGACTGTCTCCGATGCGCTCAACGGCAAGGGCCGGCTCCCCGACGCCACCCGACGCCATGTCCGCGAGGTCGCCGACCGGCTGGGCTATCGCCCTTCCGCGGCCGCCCGCACGCTCCGTACCGGCAAGTCGGGCCTCATCGGTCTGACCGTGACGACGTACGGGGATGAACCTTTCACCTTCACGGAGTTCGCGTACTTCGCGGAGATGGCGAGAGCCGCGACCTCGGCCGCGCTCGCCCGCGGCTACGCCCTCGTCATCCTGCCCGCCACCTCACGTCACGACGTGTGGTCGAACGTCGCGCTCGACGGCACCGTCGTCATCGACCCCTCCGACCACGACCCGGTCGTCACCGAGCTGGTCCGCCAGGGCCTGCCGGTCGTATCCGACGGACGTCCCGCGGGCACCCTGCCCGTGACCGCCTGGGTCGACAACGACCACGAGGCCGCCGTCCTCGGCATCCTCGACCACCTCGCCGAGGCCGGCGCCCGCCGCATCGGCCTGCTCACCGGCACCACCACGGACACCTACACCCATCTGTCCACCTCCGCCTACCTGCGCTGGTGCGAGCGAGTCGGCCAGGAGCCGGTCTACGAGTCCTACCCCGCGCACGACCCGTGCGCGGGCGCCGTCGCCGCCGACCGGCTGCTCGCCCGGCCCGACCGCCCGGACGCCGTCTACGGCCTCTTCGACCCCAACGGCACGGACCTGCTCGCCGCGGCCCGCCGCTACGGCCTGCGCGTCCCGGACGACCTGCTGCTCGTCTGCTGCAGCGAGTCCACGATGTACGCCAACACCGAGCCGCCCATCACGACGCTCTCGCTGAAGCCCCGGCGCATCGGCACGGCCGTCGTCCAGCTCCTGATCGACGCCATCGAGGGCGTCGAGTCCGACCAGCCGGTCGAGCAGGTGATACCGACCGAACTGATCGTGCGCGCCTCCTCGCAGCGCCGCCCGCACCGCACCACCGTCAGTCCGCCGCGCTCCCCGGGCAAGGGCTGA
- a CDS encoding cytochrome ubiquinol oxidase subunit I, with translation MDLALAPETLARWQFGITTVYHFLFVPLTISLAALVAGLQTAWVRTEKEKYLRATKFWGKLFLINIAMGVVTGIVQEFQFGMNWSDYSRFVGDIFGAPLAFEALIAFFFESTFIGLWIFGWDKLPKKIHLACIWMVSIGTVLSAYFILAANSWMQHPVGYRINKANGRAELTDFWHVLTQNTALTQAFHTLTASFLTGGAFMVGIAAFHLARKKHVGVMKTSLRLGLVTVVIAGLLTAVSGDLLGKVMFKQQPMKMAAAEALWEGQNSAPFSVFAVGDVSKGHNTVELSIPGILSFLADDDFTSYVPGINDTNKAEQEKYGPGDYRPIIPVTFWAFRWMIGFGMASFALGILGLWLTRKKFMLPQHLRVGEDEVPNLVLFKNKALNPKFTKLYWLVALWTLGFPLIANSWGWIFTEMGRQPWVVYGVLQTRDAVSPGVSQGEVITSMTVFTLLYAVLAVIEVKLLVKYVKAGPPELTEDDLNPPTKIGGDRDADKPMAFSY, from the coding sequence GTGGACCTGGCTCTGGCGCCGGAAACTCTGGCGCGATGGCAGTTCGGCATCACCACCGTCTACCACTTCCTGTTCGTCCCCCTGACGATCTCGCTCGCGGCTCTGGTCGCCGGGCTGCAGACCGCCTGGGTGCGCACGGAGAAGGAGAAGTACCTCAGGGCCACCAAGTTCTGGGGCAAGCTGTTCCTGATCAACATCGCGATGGGTGTGGTCACCGGCATCGTGCAGGAGTTCCAGTTCGGCATGAACTGGTCGGACTACTCCCGCTTCGTCGGTGACATCTTCGGGGCGCCGCTGGCCTTCGAGGCTCTGATCGCCTTCTTCTTCGAGTCCACCTTCATCGGACTGTGGATCTTCGGCTGGGACAAGCTGCCGAAGAAGATCCATCTGGCCTGCATCTGGATGGTGTCGATCGGCACGGTCCTGTCCGCGTACTTCATCCTCGCGGCCAACTCCTGGATGCAGCACCCGGTGGGCTACCGGATCAACAAGGCGAACGGCCGCGCCGAGCTCACCGACTTCTGGCACGTGCTGACGCAGAACACGGCGCTCACCCAGGCCTTCCACACGCTGACCGCCTCGTTCCTGACCGGCGGCGCGTTCATGGTCGGCATCGCCGCCTTCCACCTGGCGCGCAAGAAGCACGTGGGCGTCATGAAGACCTCGCTGCGGCTCGGCCTGGTCACCGTGGTGATCGCCGGCCTGCTCACCGCGGTCAGCGGCGACCTGCTCGGCAAGGTCATGTTCAAGCAGCAGCCGATGAAGATGGCCGCCGCGGAGGCCCTGTGGGAGGGTCAGAACTCGGCGCCCTTCTCGGTGTTCGCCGTGGGTGACGTCAGCAAGGGCCACAACACGGTCGAGCTGTCGATCCCCGGGATACTGTCCTTCCTCGCCGACGACGACTTCACCTCGTACGTTCCCGGCATCAACGACACCAACAAGGCCGAGCAGGAGAAGTACGGTCCGGGCGACTACCGCCCGATCATCCCCGTCACCTTCTGGGCCTTCCGCTGGATGATCGGCTTCGGGATGGCGTCCTTCGCGCTCGGCATCCTCGGACTCTGGCTCACCCGCAAGAAGTTCATGCTGCCCCAGCACCTGAGGGTGGGTGAGGACGAGGTGCCGAACCTGGTCCTCTTCAAGAACAAGGCGCTCAACCCGAAGTTCACCAAGCTCTACTGGCTCGTCGCGCTGTGGACGCTCGGCTTCCCGCTGATCGCCAACTCCTGGGGCTGGATCTTCACCGAGATGGGCCGCCAGCCGTGGGTCGTCTACGGCGTGCTGCAGACCCGCGACGCGGTCTCCCCCGGTGTCTCGCAGGGCGAGGTCATCACCTCGATGACCGTCTTCACGCTGCTCTATGCGGTGCTCGCCGTGATCGAGGTCAAGCTCCTCGTGAAGTACGTGAAGGCCGGCCCGCCCGAGCTCACCGAGGACGACCTCAACCCGCCCACCAAGATCGGCGGGGACCGGGACGCCGACAAGCCGATGGCCTTCTCCTACTAG
- a CDS encoding cyclophilin-like fold protein, with protein sequence MTRIRISWPAGHTTATVEDTPTAKALLAKLPLSSTANTWGEEVYFDTGVSVPAEEDARQVVEPGTVAFWTDGDALALPYGPTPISRGDECRLASPCNLLGRLDGDPRVLATVRGGDPIRVELA encoded by the coding sequence ATGACGCGCATTCGCATCTCCTGGCCGGCCGGACACACCACGGCGACGGTCGAGGACACCCCGACCGCCAAGGCCCTGCTCGCGAAACTGCCGCTGAGCTCGACGGCGAACACCTGGGGCGAGGAGGTCTACTTCGACACGGGCGTCAGCGTCCCGGCCGAGGAGGACGCCCGCCAGGTCGTGGAGCCCGGCACCGTCGCCTTCTGGACGGACGGCGACGCCCTCGCCCTCCCCTACGGCCCCACGCCGATCTCGCGAGGCGACGAATGCCGCCTCGCGAGCCCGTGCAATCTGCTCGGCCGGCTCGACGGGGACCCGCGGGTGCTCGCGACGGTGCGCGGCGGCGACCCGATCCGCGTCGAACTGGCCTGA
- the hisC gene encoding histidinol-phosphate transaminase: MSETNPKLRAELAGIPTYKPGKPAAAGGPVAYKLSSNENPYPPLPGVMEQAVAAAGTFNRYPDMACTGLMNELSDRFAVPVTHLATGTGSVGVAQQLLQATSGPGDEVIYAWRSFEAYPIITQISGATSVKVPLTDGEVHDLDAMADAITDRTRLIFVCNPNNPTGTVVRRAELERFLDRVPSDVLVVLDEAYREFIRDAEVPDGVEIYRDRPNVAVLRTFSKAYGLAGLRVGFAIAHEPVAAALRKTAVPFGVSQLAQDAAVASLRAEDELLGRVGTLVSERTRVVNALREQGWTVPETQANFVWLRLGDRTMDFAAACEAAGVVVRPFAGEGMRATIGETEANDIFLHAAQQFRKEL; encoded by the coding sequence GTGAGCGAGACGAACCCCAAGCTGCGTGCCGAGCTGGCGGGTATTCCCACCTACAAGCCGGGCAAGCCCGCGGCTGCCGGGGGCCCGGTGGCGTACAAGCTCTCCTCCAACGAGAACCCGTATCCGCCGCTCCCCGGCGTCATGGAGCAGGCGGTCGCCGCGGCCGGGACCTTCAACCGGTACCCGGACATGGCCTGCACGGGTCTGATGAACGAGCTGTCGGACCGCTTCGCCGTCCCGGTGACCCACCTGGCCACCGGCACCGGCTCGGTCGGCGTCGCGCAGCAGCTGCTCCAGGCGACCAGCGGCCCCGGTGACGAGGTGATCTACGCCTGGCGCTCCTTCGAGGCGTACCCGATCATCACGCAGATCAGCGGCGCGACCTCGGTCAAGGTGCCGCTCACCGACGGCGAGGTGCACGACCTGGACGCGATGGCCGACGCCATCACGGACCGCACGCGCCTCATCTTCGTCTGCAACCCCAACAACCCCACGGGCACCGTGGTGCGCCGGGCCGAGCTGGAGCGCTTCCTGGACCGGGTGCCCTCCGACGTGCTCGTCGTGCTCGACGAGGCGTACCGCGAGTTCATCCGGGACGCCGAGGTGCCGGACGGCGTGGAGATCTACCGGGACCGGCCCAACGTGGCGGTGCTGCGCACCTTCTCCAAGGCCTACGGTCTGGCCGGGCTGCGGGTCGGCTTCGCCATCGCCCACGAGCCGGTGGCCGCCGCGCTGCGCAAGACGGCGGTGCCCTTCGGCGTCAGCCAGCTCGCGCAGGACGCGGCCGTGGCCTCGCTGCGCGCGGAGGACGAGCTGCTCGGCCGGGTCGGCACGCTGGTGTCCGAGCGCACCCGCGTCGTGAACGCGCTGCGCGAGCAGGGCTGGACGGTTCCCGAGACGCAGGCGAACTTCGTGTGGCTGCGCCTGGGGGACCGGACGATGGACTTCGCGGCGGCCTGCGAGGCGGCCGGTGTCGTAGTGCGTCCCTTCGCCGGTGAGGGGATGCGGGCCACGATCGGCGAGACCGAGGCCAACGACATCTTCCTGCACGCGGCGCAGCAGTTCCGCAAGGAGCTCTGA